In a single window of the Anabas testudineus chromosome 17, fAnaTes1.2, whole genome shotgun sequence genome:
- the LOC113171962 gene encoding lysine-rich arabinogalactan protein 19-like, whose amino-acid sequence MFPLGLLEATSLMKVKNPEGNRISIGSDQAHGFLSNSRSKRNLDPKWYRTNPDFQSYYRFYNSIGHTEGIYEIDRIRMLYQQMRHLELTFGPDASTYQNAMGVLTSTAAPTTTTQPPTPPTTHGPTPDPLENAQRIYLCNPRDPLCKPQIVYLPTGAVPVLCDPRLNPACRPKTEEEIKAAAPPQPPPAPPAPKKSVPPPPPTVKGMEYDCDPYWDPDCLIDHPPRPILERSTPEVPAEELVVEENEAKAEERVPAEPASQKPLYPYFDPYDFKRDLYDPFRYAAPAPTPY is encoded by the exons ATGTTCCCTCTAGGTTTGCTTGAAGCAACATCCCTCATGAAAGTAAAGAATCCTGAAG GGAATCGAATTAGCATTGGCTCTGATCAAGCACATGGTTTCCTGAGTAATTCTCGATCTAAGAGGAACCTTGACCCAAAGTGGTACAGAACAAACCCTGATTTCCAGTCCTACTACCGCTTCTACAACAGCATTGGACACACTGAAGGA ATCTATGAAATTGACAGGATCAGGATGCTGTATCAGCAGATGCGTCACTTGGAGTTGACCTTTGGTCCAGATGCCTCCACTTACCAAAATGCCATGGGTGTACTGACAAGCACTGCAGCACCAACTACAACCACCCAGCCTCCTACACCTCCCACTACCCATGGTCCTACACCAGACCCTCTGGAGAACGCTCAAAGAATCTACTTGTGTAACCCCAGAGACCCACTGTGCAAACCGCAGATTGTATACCTGCCAACAGGGGCTGTTCCAGTGTTGTGTGACCCACGACTGAATCCTGCCTGCAGGCccaaaacagaggaggagattaaagctgctgctcctccccAACCACCTCCAGCACCTCCTGCTCCCAAAAAGTCAGTTCCACCTCCACCGCCCACTGTTAAAGGTATGGAGTATGATTGTGACCCATACTGGGATCCTGACTGCCTCATTGATCACCCTCCCCGCCCTATCCTGGAAAGATCCACACCAGAGGTGCCTGCTGAAGAGCTAGTTGTTGAAGAGAATGAAGCAAAGGCTGAGGAACGAGTCCCTGCAGAACCAGCCAGCCAGAAACCCCTCTACCCTTACTTTGACCCTTATGATTTCAAACGTGACCTTTATGACCCCTTTCGTTATGCTGCTCCAGCTCCCACACCATACTGA